A single genomic interval of Helianthus annuus cultivar XRQ/B chromosome 13, HanXRQr2.0-SUNRISE, whole genome shotgun sequence harbors:
- the LOC110899264 gene encoding LRR receptor-like serine/threonine-protein kinase FEI 1, producing MGIFFTTFQGPLLVYCLLLCCLVNELHCLTSDGEALVNFRTSIISSDGLLRQWRPEDPDPCGWKGVTCDSKTKRVVYLNLSNHKLSGPVSPDIGKLDRLRFLDLHYNNFYGAIPPELGNCTELQGLFLQNNYFSGSIPTEIGNLSKLQTLDISSNSLSGSIPTSLVYLNNLSIFNVSNNFLAGPIPSDGVLDQFEANSFLGNRGLCGTHISQSCKNDGGATGSHPTGSQSVKKNSGRLLISASATVGALLLVALMCFWGCFLYKKFGKNDVKGLAVDVSGGASIVMFHGDLPYSSKDILKKMEPLNEEHVIGAGGFGTVYKLAMDDGNVFALKRIVKLNEGFDRFFERELEILGSIKHRYLVNLRGYCNSPTSKLLIYDYLSGGSLDEALHEKAELLDWDARLNIIMGAAKGLAYLHHDCSPRIIHRDIKSSNILLDGNFEARVSDFGLAKLLEDEESHITTIVAGTFGYLAPEYMQSGRATEKTDIYSFGVLVLEVISGKRPTDASYIEKGLNIVGWLNYLITEDRQREIIDVNCAGVESATLDAVLSLAIQCVSSTPEERPTMHRVVQTLESEIMTPCPSDFYDSSSD from the exons ATGGGCATCTTCTTTACAACTTTTCAAGGACCATTGCTAGTCTACTGTTTATTGCTTTGCTGTCTGGTGAACGAACTCCATTGTCTTACAAGTGATG GTGAGGCTCTTGTTAATTTCCGAACAAGCATTATTAGTTCGGATGGCCTTCTTCGTCAGTGGAGACCCGAGGATCCTGATCCATGTGGATGGAAAGGGGTAACATGTGATTCGAAAACCAAAAGAGTTGTATATCT GAATCTTTCGAATCACAAACTGAGTGGGCCCGTATCACCAGATATCGGAAAGCTAGATCGTTTAAGATTTTT AGATCTTCATTACAACAACTTTTACGGGGCGATTCCTCCGGAATTAGGAAACTGTACAGAGCTGCAAGGATT ATTTCTGCAGAATAATTACTTCAGTGGATCTATTCCTACTGAAATAGGAAATCTTTCAAAGCTTCAAACATT AGATATCTCTAGCAACTCCCTTAGTGGAAGTATTCCAACATCGCTTGTATATCTGAACAACCTTTCGATTTT TAACGTCTCCAACAATTTTCTGGCCGGGCCGATCCCGTCTGACGGTGTTCTTGATCAATTCGAAGCCAATTC TTTTCTTGGAAACCGTGGCTTGTGTGGGACCCATATCAGCCAGTCTTGCAAAAACGATGGAGGTGCAACAGGCTCACATCCTACAG gAAGTCAGAGCGTGAAGAAGAATTCCGGACGGTTACTTATCAGTGCTTCCGCTACTGTCGGCGCTCTGCTCCTGGTTGCACTTATGTGTTTCTGGGGTTGCTTCCTTTACAAGAAATTTGGTAAAAATGACGTCAAAGGTCTTGCGGTTGATGTCAGTGGAG GTGCATCGATTGTGATGTTTCACGGAGACTTACCGTATTCTTCAAAAGacattttaaagaaaatggaACCTTTAAACGAGGAGCATGTGATTGGTGCCGGAGGGTTTGGAACGGTATACAAACTTGCAATGGATGATGGGAACGTATTTGCTTTGAAAAGAATAGTGAAACTGAATGAGGGGTTCGATCGGTTTTTTGAACGGGAGCTTGAAATTCTCGGAAGCATCAAACACAGATATTTAGTGAATTTAAGAGGATATTGCAACTCGCCAACATCGAAATTGTTAATCTATGATTACTTATCGGGTGGCAGTCTAGATGAGGCTCTTCATG AAAAAGCCGAGCTTTTGGATTGGGATGCTCGGCTAAACATAATAATGGGAGCTGCGAAAGGGCTGGCGTATCTGCATCATGATTGTTCTCCTCGAATCATACACCGAGATATAAAGTCGAGTAACATTTTGCTTGACGGAAATTTTGAGGCTCGGGTTTCAGACTTTGGACTTGCAAAATTGTTAGAAGATGAAGAATCTCACATCACAACCATTGTTGCCGGAACTTTTGGATACTTGGCGCCAG AGTATATGCAGAGTGGTAGAGCAACGGAGAAGACCGATATTTATAGTTTTGGAGTGCTTGTGCTTGAAGTTATAAGTGGAAAAAGGCCCACTGATGCATCGTATATCGAGAAGGGTCTTAATATTGTTGGCTGG TTGAATTATCTAATAACGGAGGATAGGCAACGTGAGATTATCGACGTGAACTGTGCGGGAGTCGAGTCCGCAACCCTAGACGCCGTACTTTCACTTGCAATTCAATGTGTGTCATCAACTCCAGAAGAACGACCCACCATGCACCGTGTGGTTCAAACGCTCGAATCAGAGATCATGACTCCATGCCCAAGCGACTTCTACGATTCCAGTTCCGATTAG